Proteins encoded in a region of the Salmo salar unplaced genomic scaffold, Ssal_v3.1, whole genome shotgun sequence genome:
- the LOC123724047 gene encoding vacuolar protein sorting-associated protein 13B, producing METESHPARPSLTWSVSDMKCTMNMKTGPKLDDPVQSVSVLLELQDVLVRTGLKDRSRLLLGPFSCSAALEARWCRHSSSPGPETGIPKLLLDLKGGLLQVFWGQEHVNCLRLVYEHLQASLQRNQGTGAGTGAGTGTGTGAGAGTGTGAGAGG from the exons ATGGAGACTGAGTCTCACCCTGCCCGGCCCAGCCTGACCTGGTCGGTGTCGGATATGAAGTGTACCATGAACATGAAGACTGGGCCCAAGCTAGACG ACCCGGTCCAGTCAGTCTCAGTGCTGTTGGAGCTGCAGGATGTCCTGGTGAGGACGGGCCTGAAGGATCGGAGCCGTCTGCTGCTGGGGCCTTTCTCCTGTAGCGCCGCCCTAGAGGCCAGGTGGTGTAGGCACAGCAGCAGTCCTGGACCTGAGACTGGGATCCCGAAACTACTGCTGGACCTGAAGGGAGGCCTACTGCAG GTGTTCTGGGGCCAGGAGCATGTCAACTGTCTGAGGCTGGTGTATGAACACCTCCAGGCCTCCCTCCAGAGGAACCaggggactggggctgggactggggctgggactgggactgggactggggctggggctgggactgggactggggctggggctgg AGGATAA